Genomic DNA from Lactuca sativa cultivar Salinas chromosome 8, Lsat_Salinas_v11, whole genome shotgun sequence:
cacgaagtcgaaccatgattgatagaggcgtcgaagttggcatacttcgacatgatacagaatgagggtcgatagagtcatgtgccgaatgggcacacaagttctaggcatctcaggtttcgtcccgtgtatcactgtcgcggatacttggaccgatagagtcgacgcggaactgtaGAAGGTTctgagtgtttctgagtagagtaccttttcatgaacggattctcacgaggcatttctataatcgcctaacatatactagtcatgtataattaaggggggaggactgttgactaagcgactccgccctaaatccacaaccaaacaaggaacaggaaatgaggcggcattcactcactctaggtctatccatctcaattatacatggccgtaacgtatatatctagccattatagttttacctgatgaaattttaaattttataaccgtgctgcgactttcgacttaacggggaagtaattacattttgaattagccttttaatgttttcggttagttatctgagattgagagacgtaccaaaatctaccgggttccttgatgcttctccccaaGAATTAGAGTTAAACTCCTCCTGTTTCCTTGTCTTTTCTTTCCGTTGGGCAATCTCGCTTtaggtgcccaatctcaccacataggtggcttACTTGATTGATcgtcacattggtggttgatgtaataaactcaaccggggttctgcagacgcgagcagtatgccccttcatgttgcacctaccACAAAAGAGTTCccggcatataccatgatgatggtagctgcacttgctgtagtggggaaggtttcctagatTTGGTCTTCCTGAAGTCGGGATGGAAGGactggcaggggtattgactgtctcagctcgttgccctccAGAAGGTCCTTGAGCtaaggtacttccctcctcgatcttgaactTTCTcctcagtggatttggttgaggttcttgggtggctgggtatatagaggttggttgctgctgtccctTACTTGGATGGGAATTcctgatagggctcttgctaacattggcgttgttagcattcagttgagccatgacagttGCAACGGTTGCCGAGACTACAGCCTGGAAAGTAGCTTCAttgaataggagagtcggtttcttgccggtggatgggttacgcttcttcggaggcatggattttcctacacgaaaaggaacacaagctgatgagagacgatggttaactctggacgtatctatccttactatattaggcataattttttcccgcgcctcggatattggttgtctgagtgtcgacctacatccctatgatgtagtccgggtatcaaggtaggagtatgagtaccGGAAAATCCATAAGacgggagtcgttcctactaagttacctttatactgggaaaggttcactctccggcttggaaagatctgagaacagttcggaacgaagaccacgggaagaaaggctcatgaagacttatggctaaacactctcaatagaggtgtggggatccgctctaatcgtattacttgcaacggaAAAAGGCagtttacctaacacatagcgtgagtagtgtaatcactaactcactaaattgtattattttatgggtgtattagcatgatgaacacgaggaaaagacacttctcgggttccatgtactggctccctctgtctacctcgtatcctTGACTGGtaccggcgttggtttccttcgggtagttacctagggttctctcctcgtatggacatattgaatctctactccgcctttCTTCTGATCCCGACTCTGAGTGTCATCGCTTCaagatggatgactggaaatctcagaagtttaggcgaatttcccaccgatgtccctaaaaagatataggcacttggtgatttcaatagtcccGACCtaattcatttatttccgaactagaaatcttctcaatgaacctcctctgggtctgaatcaactcttctgccgagtactgaagtggatagggttttctacaaggtttgtgcgagaatggaaatgtctaaagaatcctaagagattattaacatttcactaagtgatccatatcgagtcctgctaaaattacatagggtacacaaatcatatatagcttagatccgataggccttcgaatatgtgatactactctatatccacatcccaacgaggaaaaggaaataaagtgaaaccctttgtaatcataggtatatcaataaggatctttttagtttttcacacaaggttatctatgtatcctaaaatacccctatggtattttaaattCTTGTCTGATTCTTAACTTCTggatatgattctgggattaatgtgagtcttttagtattccaaaatactcccatagtattttaaactttatgtttggctctagcattcctagttggtaagtttcagactcgttgcaacaccactatcaatcctaacacacgttcatcgcatcttgaataaatgtagttgatcaggttacatttattccagcttatgattacataacagcccaggtttgacggtaatgctcaacatccaaagacttttattcttgttcttcttgtgatacttgtgtccGAGTGTTTaaattctggatgttcttatactttggtaaaatctggttatattttaaaatataattcttggtcagagtgttttatccctatgtatttataggctgtatatcttttatgaattgatatacttagctcactataaacaattctctgataccaatctgtcacaccccaaaaccggaacggcggaaacgttctggggtggatgacgtcatgtccagtatcacaacatatgcagtatagtaatcaaagtacaaaaaccattgcattaatagtaatagttttacatagtttacattgcataagaacatcaaagtaatacaaaaacTAATATAGTCGCAGctcggtactaaactgtcttcaacaaaagcccctgggatgtacctgtctattgctgacctgagaatacaagttattttgaaagcgagtatcagcatttttataaatgctggtgaggtcataagtatttagtgtcatttgtgtaagtaagcattttattcaaaataacattataaaagtagtagtttagagtctacagtgtattagagtcctttccagaaaatcctatattttctaattaaaagcagtcttctaccaagactcgacagtgttatgttttaaagagaaattttccctgaaatactatcattaccaaaaatacggtatttgattgTAAAGAAAGTTGGAGGATATCACGAGTAAAAACATtagggaaaaataacatatgcctcagcggagaatactgctgactaaggcaaaagaaatcatagaatccaggagagtatcaaatgaaggatacgcctggctcagtctaacaaaagggagCACAGACCCCATACGGTATCAAGTGTACGATACGACACAAAAGGGAGCATAGACCCCTCTGTTCATAAAACTACCCGTGGTCGACCAAGTTTGAAGAAGAAGCCTCTCAAAGATAATGGAGTTGATGCGCCAATCGAAGATCCCCATAGACATAGTTGTTCAAACACATATGAACTTGGGTTAAGTTCCACGAATATTCATGAACCACCAAGACATAGCTCGTATGCAAACCAACAAAActattcatattcatatatgaatgaattTCCAAAGGTACTACATCCTTACATTAAGCAGGTACACAATGTAGAAGGTGATGGATATTGCGGATTCCATGCAATCGCTTCTTGTCTTGGTCTTCATCAAGATGAAAGGTACCAAATTCGGGTTAATTTAATGGAAGAGTTAGAAACACATACTACTGAATATGGCGACATGTTTGGAAGTGAATATCGGTTTCAATTATataactctttgaatttctttgGCGAAGAAGCGCCACTTCAAAACTGGATGATTATGCCTGATACAGGTGTCCTAATTGCTTCAAGATACAACGTGGTATTACATTGTTTTATCCGACACGCAAGCACAACGTACTTACCACTTCGATCTACTCCACCACCAGCCCATGAACGCATTGTTATTGCAATTGGCCTCATCTATGGTAATCATTATGTCAAGATAGAGCTAGAAGGAGAGTACCCGATGCCTCCTATTGCACCACAATGGATTCATTGCAAACGTCCATGTGCAGCTGAATGGGTCACCCCGTATATCGAACGGCTAAATATGTATAATCATTATTATCGTGCTAGTTTTAATGGCTAAATATGTATAATCGTTATTATCGTTCTAGTTTTAACGTCTAAAtatgtataataattattatcgtTCTAGTTTTACTGGTTAAATatgtataataataattatttttttagttttattgttTGACAATTTAATTGCAACGTTGATTAATTAtttataattgtttttatttataataatatttattaaaaaaatatacttatataattatatatttaataaagatCAAATGGAATTGGAAACTAAAGTTGATGCGGTGGAATTGGAATTTAACCCAAGTTCATGAGTGAAATTTAACACATTCGATAAAGTAAGGGGATAATAAAGGAATTGGGTTAAGTTGATGGACCATATTTAtagtatataaatattaaataacgtCAAATCTCATAGGGGAGTGGATAAAAAAtgggagagggggggggggggctgatTACCTGTCCCCTGTTAGAAACCTTGATGGTTTTCTCAACTTGAAGCCCACGTGGCAGAAATAACTGCAGTCAAAACAATaattttttaggaaaaattgGGTACATTGTAGCAAAATTTAGACCACATTGTTGTTTTTGTAGAGACATGTAAGTACATTAGTGTTGCAAATATTCTTCTTAACTTGATAGAATTTCAATGCACAATTccgtaataggaagaaatgaatgCACAAATCTATTATAAACAAACCAATAAAAGTTTATTGTTATTTAAAAGCTGCTAAATATCCATACCTCGAATGCACGGAGCATCACTTAAACCGGAATAAAAAGTGGGATTAGGTAGGTGACAAATGAAATAGAAAAAGAGTTAACATTATACAAATCTAATTTTGTTGCCACAACCGCATAATAGAAACCTAATTTTGCTCATAGCAAATAGGTAAATGTCGTTTTAACTCATAAATCAAATACATGGAAATATGAAAAGATGcaacaaatagcaatgtactttgtttATTGGTAAAAAATTGAattacaaaaaacaaaaacaaaaaaaagatgtAAATTCGAAGCGCATTGCTATTTAGTGCACTTAAAACGAAAAATGGAAATTACACATAATGACAATAAAACCATTACTGTTTAAATTGGAAGAACCTAAAGAAGTGTAGCTTCCACATCCTTTGCCTCTCAAATTCTAGCTGCAAGTGTAAAAAATGTCTACATATATGTTTATATAAGCACAACTTATGGCATTATAGATATACACAATCAATAACATTAGAAACTTAAAAAAGTGCATCATAAtgcaaaagaaaaatgaaaaaaatagaaaTAATAGCCAAGCCATTTTGTTATGTCGTTCCATTAAAATACAGAAAAAATCATTATATAAATTTAGCCACTTGAAATATTTCTTTTTTAGATTTTCATCATAATAGTTCGGTGGATAAATCGTCAAAAACTAATAGTTTAATGactaaatcaataaaaaaaaatgtcaGTGTAGTGGCTTAATTAGTAAATAAAATTTTTAGATAGAAAAAAAACATAAtgattaaaagattttttttcctATAACATCAAAAGAGGCCAATTAGGCCAAATTACAGACAGCAAAAAAAGTATAAtggtttgataattaaataaaacAGGTAAATGACAAAATCGATAAGGTaacgaaaatacatttttttagtATTTCCCCAAAAATATAACAATACTACTATCAACGGTTAGTTTTGATTAGTATAAATTAGAGGATAGAAGGTAATATGTTTtcaaaagtgtcacaccccaaaaccggaacggcggaaacgttctggggtggatgacgtcatgtcaagtatcacaacatatgcagtatagtaatcaaagtacaacaaccattgcattaatagtaatagttttacatagtttacattgcaTAGGagcatcaaagtaatacaaaaactaatatagttgcagctcgGTACTAAACTATCTTCAACAAAAGCttctgggatgtacctgtctattgctgacctgagaatacaagttattttgaaagcgagtatcagcatttttagaaatgctggtgagttcataagtatttagtgtcatttgtgtaagtaagcattttattcaaaataacattataaaagtagtagtttagagtctatagtgtattagagtcctttccagaaaatcctatattttctaattaaaagcaatcttctaccaagactcgacaatgttatgttttaaagagaaattttccctgaaatactatcattacccaaaatacggtatttgattttaaagaaagtaagaGGATATCACGAGTAAAAACATtagggaaaaataacatatgcctcagcggagaatactgctgactaaggcaaaataaatcatagactccaggagagtatcaaatgaatgatacgcctgactcagtctaacaaaagggagcacagaccccagacggtatcaaatgtacgatacggctagcaaggtctaaaacaaagaaacacagaccccaaacaatatcaaatgaaagatacaactagcaaggtctaacacaaagagacacagaccccagacagtatcaaatgaaagatacaactagcaaagtctaaaacaaagagacacagaccccagacagtatcaaatgaaagatacagctagcaaggtctaaaacaaagagtaattCTAAGAGAGTGTTTACAACATACAATGTTAattatcgttaccttaaggccatgaattataaggtaaacatggagatactcgtaaccatactgatcgacACTAGAGttcttgacgccctgcaagcgtcggtgtaaatatgacatttttcaccccttggcttggtaggccgtggactgtagctagcagtcagggtgcgggggtgtcaatcccgtatagatctatacacacaatgcccgctctccctacaggagactctggttaccaactcgacgacggggagatccgtgtcttgaagatgcatctcgtaatctaaattctattagaggcgctggactaacggtagagactcacaactgaactgatcgatgtaaaccttcatgtctatacatgtatacatgatatataattaatgtttaaacgaggaaaaggaaatagggcgaagtagccttcctaagtcctttaaacatcatttatataactatacaggtacaggcatgcatttaatgacgtagaagcatttaactaagtagaagcgtttaacgaagtagcaACATTAACGAAGTAGGAACGTTCATCTAAGTAGAAGCGTTagcaaagtagaagcgtttcacgaagtagaagcgttaacaaagtagaagcgtttcacgaagtagaatcgtttaacgaagtagtagcatttaactaagtaggagcatttaacgaagtagaggcATAACAAAGTAGTAGTATCTAACGAAGTAGaggtataaaaacatggaagaaaaccttgatgaaaactttggaaaacctttacacttaagaaaatcatgacctggtattcttttgtaaaataagtttgaaaacctttagaaacccttgaaaatctttcataaacaagttttaattaaaactttgataaaacaatataagtaaaggaaacctttgtttaaaatactattGTAACtaaatttgaagtaaaacatacaacgcgagagacaatttgagaaaagatttgaacaagtaaagacgttttggaaaaccatttacagtatcatacttggtaaaacagttgatggtgtaataaatccttgtgcatgcgggttatcaatcacatgtgattgatatgataactgacatgttttaacttgtatccccccataaa
This window encodes:
- the LOC111904648 gene encoding uncharacterized protein LOC111904648, with the protein product MNEFPKVLHPYIKQVHNVEGDGYCGFHAIASCLGLHQDERYQIRVNLMEELETHTTEYGDMFGSEYRFQLYNSLNFFGEEAPLQNWMIMPDTGVLIASRYNVVLHCFIRHASTTYLPLRSTPPPAHERIVIAIGLIYGNHYVKIELEGEYPMPPIAPQWIHCKRPCAAEWVTPYIERLNMYNHYYRASFNG